The proteins below are encoded in one region of Syntrophotalea carbinolica DSM 2380:
- a CDS encoding hydantoinase B/oxoprolinase family protein: MNPNIDPIRLEVLKNRFASLTEEMGAVLQRTAFSPNIKERRDFSCALFDSDGEMLAQAAHIPVHLGSMPLSVAAAIRRINMAPGDMVMLNDPYCGGTHLPDITLVMPVFCGGAKPAFYLANRAHHADVGGISAGSLPLSTEVFQEGLRIPPVRIVRQGRLQEEVLAMLLANVRTPVEREGDLNAQLAANRVGERRLREIVALYGLDETDLYGRALLNYGERMMADVISAIPDGCYRYEDALDDDGTGSGPIPIRCELTVAGRRASVDFSASAEQVPGCVNAVRAITLSAVFYVFRLLAPEDMPGSAGCMRPLAVRTVPGTVVDCIFPAAVAGGNVETSQRIVDVLLGALSQALPDRIPAASCGSMSNLTIGGVDPRSGDLFAYYETIAGGAGGGPLGPGASGLQTHMTNTLNTPAEALEHAYPLRVKRYALRDGSGGSGRHPGGTGVIKELEILGESRITLISDRRNLGPYGLAGGGAGRPGRNALLRENQLTELPGKCSVAARTGDVLIIETPGGGGWGDDHATPEKGTHERSDRD, from the coding sequence ATGAATCCGAACATCGATCCGATCCGCCTTGAAGTGCTCAAAAACCGTTTCGCCTCCCTCACCGAGGAAATGGGCGCGGTACTGCAGCGTACCGCCTTCTCCCCCAACATCAAAGAACGCCGCGATTTTTCCTGCGCGCTGTTCGACAGCGACGGCGAAATGCTCGCCCAGGCGGCCCATATCCCGGTTCACCTGGGATCCATGCCCTTATCCGTCGCCGCGGCCATTCGCCGCATCAATATGGCGCCCGGCGACATGGTCATGCTCAATGATCCCTACTGCGGCGGCACCCATCTGCCGGATATTACCCTGGTGATGCCGGTTTTCTGCGGCGGCGCAAAGCCGGCGTTTTACCTCGCCAACCGGGCCCACCATGCCGATGTCGGCGGCATCAGTGCCGGCTCCCTGCCGTTATCCACGGAAGTCTTTCAGGAAGGTTTGCGCATTCCGCCGGTCCGGATCGTGCGGCAGGGGCGGCTCCAAGAGGAAGTGCTGGCGATGCTCTTAGCCAATGTGAGAACCCCGGTAGAACGCGAAGGCGACCTGAATGCTCAACTCGCCGCCAACCGTGTCGGCGAGCGGCGGTTGCGGGAGATCGTGGCCCTTTACGGTCTGGATGAAACCGACCTTTACGGCCGCGCCTTGCTCAATTACGGCGAGCGCATGATGGCCGATGTCATCAGTGCGATACCCGACGGCTGCTATCGCTATGAGGACGCCCTGGACGATGACGGCACCGGCAGCGGACCGATCCCGATTCGCTGCGAATTGACGGTGGCCGGTCGGCGCGCATCCGTCGATTTTTCCGCCAGCGCTGAGCAAGTCCCTGGCTGCGTCAATGCCGTACGGGCGATTACCCTGTCGGCGGTGTTCTATGTGTTTCGCCTGCTGGCGCCGGAAGACATGCCCGGCAGCGCCGGGTGCATGCGCCCGCTGGCGGTGCGTACCGTGCCGGGCACGGTGGTCGATTGCATCTTTCCGGCAGCTGTGGCCGGCGGCAACGTGGAAACCTCCCAGCGCATTGTCGATGTACTGCTCGGCGCCCTGTCCCAGGCCCTGCCCGATCGCATCCCGGCCGCCAGTTGCGGTTCCATGAGCAATCTGACCATCGGCGGGGTCGATCCCCGCAGTGGCGATCTGTTCGCTTATTACGAAACCATTGCCGGCGGAGCCGGCGGCGGGCCCCTGGGGCCTGGCGCCAGCGGCTTGCAGACCCACATGACCAACACCCTCAACACCCCCGCCGAAGCCCTGGAGCATGCCTATCCGTTGCGGGTAAAGCGCTATGCCCTGCGTGACGGGTCGGGCGGCAGCGGCCGACACCCCGGCGGCACGGGAGTGATCAAGGAGCTGGAAATCCTAGGCGAGAGCCGGATCACCCTTATCAGCGACCGCCGCAACCTGGGCCCTTACGGCCTGGCCGGCGGCGGGGCCGGACGCCCCGGACGCAATGCCCTGCTGCGGGAGAACCAACTGACGGAGCTGCCGGGAAAATGTTCCGTGGCCGCACGTACCGGCGATGTCCTCATCATCGAAACTCCCGGTGGCGGAGGCTGGGGCGACGATCATGCCACCCCCGAAAAGGGCACCCATGAACGATCCGACCGCG